In Ignavibacteriota bacterium, a single genomic region encodes these proteins:
- a CDS encoding glycosyltransferase, producing the protein MKVTLVSYGGSEEMAYGPRFPGISICANTGGLSPEEYERSIEHVHASALSTVQVFRSNQTNGADVALRVARHFGRPMVARCGYLWSAFAGRESGNDSAAAHHARAIEEAVFSGAARIVVTTPTMAADVAARLPQVAGKVLVTPNYVDTDLFAPSGGTEKKWDLLFIGRLNEQKNIPLLLDVVHALPIRAAIIGQGPLDAALRAHPASASGKVDWLGRVPSEQLPGYMHRSKVFVLPSHFEGHPKALLEAMAAGMPVVGTDVPGIADVIRHEQTGLLAAADTVALATAIVRLLSDAPFARRLGEAARAHIVDVCGIGKIVDREVAFLNDIVAGPGSTNLAVKPQESIEQGLDRLDESACIDAIGGYLARRARGLPPEDGLRLLFGVEDRLYPVEGELAVRYGGGVHTKHRHMRYHDFFVDRVHRGEKVLDVGCGIGAVAHDVAERSGATVTGIDLSEQNIATARARYAHERVTYVAGDALQLRSTGAVDVIILSNVLEHIAGRPGFLRELIRLSTPHRVLIRVPLFERDWRIPLRRELGVEYRLDPTHETEYTLESFAAEMREACLRVTHQEVRWGEVWAECEPVAAAVAPRVSVVMSTCNNSAFLPLALESIAQQTFKDFEWIVVDDGSTDDTAAILARYADPRMRSIVHTERQGLTRSLNEAIAQCRGTYIARMDGDDVALPERLAKQVAFLDTHPSIGLLGTGFMYIDGSNAVQG; encoded by the coding sequence ATGAAGGTCACGCTGGTAAGCTATGGCGGTTCCGAAGAGATGGCCTATGGTCCGAGGTTCCCGGGGATCAGCATATGCGCCAACACCGGCGGCTTGTCCCCTGAAGAGTATGAGCGATCCATCGAACACGTGCATGCAAGCGCTCTCTCCACGGTGCAGGTGTTCCGGTCCAACCAGACCAACGGCGCAGATGTCGCGTTGCGCGTTGCCCGGCACTTCGGACGCCCCATGGTCGCGCGCTGCGGATACCTCTGGTCGGCATTCGCTGGCCGCGAATCCGGCAACGATTCTGCCGCAGCACACCATGCCCGGGCGATCGAAGAGGCGGTATTCTCCGGAGCCGCCCGCATCGTGGTGACAACACCCACCATGGCGGCCGACGTTGCAGCCCGGTTGCCTCAGGTGGCTGGCAAGGTTTTGGTCACCCCGAACTACGTCGACACGGACCTGTTTGCCCCCTCCGGGGGAACCGAGAAGAAATGGGATCTGCTGTTCATCGGCCGGTTGAACGAGCAGAAGAACATTCCGTTGTTGCTCGACGTCGTGCATGCTCTCCCGATCCGTGCCGCGATCATCGGTCAGGGCCCCCTGGACGCCGCATTGCGCGCCCATCCCGCATCCGCCAGCGGCAAAGTTGATTGGCTCGGGCGCGTACCCTCGGAGCAGCTCCCCGGGTACATGCACCGCAGTAAGGTCTTCGTCCTGCCGTCGCACTTCGAAGGGCACCCGAAGGCTCTGCTCGAAGCGATGGCCGCGGGTATGCCGGTCGTCGGGACGGATGTCCCCGGTATCGCCGATGTGATACGCCATGAACAGACCGGCCTGCTGGCGGCGGCAGATACCGTCGCTCTTGCCACGGCGATCGTTCGCCTGTTGAGCGACGCTCCATTTGCGCGGAGGCTTGGTGAGGCGGCCCGGGCACACATCGTGGACGTGTGCGGCATCGGGAAGATCGTGGATCGTGAGGTGGCGTTCCTGAACGATATCGTGGCAGGACCCGGCAGTACAAATCTGGCAGTGAAGCCGCAGGAGAGCATCGAGCAAGGGTTGGACCGGCTGGACGAGTCGGCGTGCATCGATGCGATCGGAGGATATCTGGCACGCCGCGCCCGTGGCCTCCCTCCCGAAGATGGCCTCCGGCTGTTGTTCGGTGTCGAAGACCGGCTCTATCCGGTCGAGGGGGAGCTCGCCGTCCGCTATGGCGGCGGAGTGCACACGAAACACCGCCATATGAGATACCATGACTTCTTCGTGGACCGTGTGCACCGGGGTGAGAAGGTGCTGGATGTCGGCTGTGGCATCGGGGCTGTGGCACATGATGTGGCTGAGCGGAGCGGCGCAACGGTCACCGGGATCGATCTCAGCGAACAGAATATCGCCACCGCCCGTGCCCGCTATGCGCATGAGCGTGTCACCTACGTGGCAGGAGACGCGCTGCAGCTCCGCTCCACGGGCGCCGTGGATGTGATCATCCTGTCGAACGTGCTCGAACATATTGCCGGTCGTCCCGGGTTCCTCCGGGAATTGATACGGCTGTCGACGCCGCACCGGGTGCTCATCCGGGTGCCCTTGTTCGAACGCGACTGGCGGATCCCGTTGCGCAGGGAACTCGGTGTGGAATATCGGCTGGACCCGACGCACGAAACCGAGTATACATTGGAATCGTTCGCGGCGGAGATGCGCGAGGCCTGTCTGCGTGTCACACACCAGGAAGTGCGTTGGGGCGAGGTGTGGGCGGAATGTGAGCCGGTGGCGGCTGCCGTGGCCCCGCGCGTCAGTGTCGTGATGTCCACCTGCAACAACAGCGCATTCCTGCCGCTGGCCCTGGAAAGTATTGCGCAGCAAACGTTCAAGGATTTCGAATGGATCGTTGTGGATGATGGTTCGACGGATGATACCGCTGCGATCCTCGCCCGGTACGCCGATCCGCGCATGCGGTCGATCGTGCACACTGAACGGCAGGGGCTGACACGTTCGCTCAATGAGGCGATCGCGCAGTGCCGCGGTACCTACATCGCCCGGATGGACGGTGACGATGTGGCGCTGCCCGAGCGGTTGGCGAAGCAGGTCGCGTTCCTCGACACCCATCCCTCGATCGGCCTATTGGGAACAGGGTTCATGTACATCGACGGCAGCAATGCCGTGCAGGGGTAG
- a CDS encoding glycosyltransferase → MARSGRPAGAHNCFGHGTVMVRRDVLERVGGYDETYRFAQDYDLWLRIAEQCEVANLSEFLYCWRKSGSSVSATMPANRSSMPPGKGLGHHAGDPPGSGLTHVHNRAIRRRSTGMIDQRHPDFKNTPVAPGRPGMHYAPTDPGAAPQVSIVTPFFNTGREFAETAHSVFGQSFQQWEWIIVNDASTDRSSLAMLDGYRGRDERIRVIDHTENRGLSAARNTGWRAARSEYIVLLDSDDLLEPTAVEKWFWHLATFPEHAFVKGFGVGFGAQEYLWQRGFHENEAFLEENIVDATSMIRRSVLEQVGGFDESTRGGLEDWDLWLHASLGYWGSTVPEFLNWYRRRAQHTDRWSNLEVSARAAFRDALRSRYPHLWEGGFPRITSATVGAYAPMHDDFPAANRLVKPGRRLLMIVPWFAMGGADKFNGDVIGEVRHNGWEVTVASTTEGDHSWLAEFSRLTPDIFPWSTSSGWQTIRASWRT, encoded by the coding sequence ATGGCGAGATCAGGGCGGCCTGCTGGTGCGCACAACTGCTTCGGCCATGGGACCGTCATGGTGCGGCGCGACGTGCTGGAACGTGTGGGGGGATATGACGAGACATACCGGTTCGCTCAGGACTATGATCTCTGGCTCAGGATCGCGGAGCAGTGCGAGGTGGCGAACCTCTCGGAGTTCCTGTACTGCTGGCGCAAGAGCGGTTCGAGCGTCAGCGCGACCATGCCGGCGAACAGGAGCAGTATGCCGCCGGGCAAAGGCCTCGGCCATCACGCGGGGGATCCTCCCGGTTCCGGCCTCACACACGTTCACAACCGTGCAATCCGCCGCAGGAGTACCGGTATGATCGACCAGAGACATCCGGACTTCAAGAATACACCGGTTGCTCCGGGGCGCCCTGGGATGCACTACGCCCCCACCGATCCCGGAGCCGCACCGCAGGTGTCCATCGTGACGCCGTTCTTCAACACGGGGAGAGAGTTCGCCGAGACCGCGCACAGTGTGTTCGGGCAGTCGTTCCAGCAGTGGGAGTGGATCATCGTGAACGATGCGTCCACGGACCGCTCATCGCTGGCGATGCTCGACGGCTACCGGGGGCGCGACGAGCGTATCCGCGTGATCGACCATACGGAGAATCGCGGGCTGAGCGCTGCGCGCAATACCGGCTGGCGGGCGGCCCGGTCGGAGTACATCGTTCTGTTGGACAGCGATGACCTGCTCGAGCCGACCGCGGTGGAGAAGTGGTTCTGGCATCTTGCCACGTTCCCTGAACACGCGTTCGTGAAGGGATTCGGTGTCGGTTTCGGAGCACAGGAATACCTCTGGCAGCGGGGCTTCCACGAGAACGAGGCGTTCCTCGAAGAGAACATCGTGGATGCGACATCCATGATACGGCGTTCGGTCCTGGAGCAGGTCGGCGGGTTCGACGAATCGACACGGGGAGGGCTTGAAGATTGGGATCTCTGGCTGCACGCCTCCCTGGGATACTGGGGCAGCACGGTGCCGGAGTTCCTGAACTGGTACAGGCGGCGTGCGCAGCACACGGACCGCTGGTCGAACCTGGAAGTATCAGCCCGTGCGGCGTTCAGGGACGCCCTGCGCTCGCGATACCCGCATCTCTGGGAAGGCGGATTCCCCAGGATCACATCGGCAACCGTCGGTGCCTACGCTCCCATGCATGATGACTTCCCTGCGGCGAACCGGCTCGTGAAGCCCGGCCGCCGCCTGCTCATGATCGTTCCGTGGTTCGCCATGGGCGGGGCGGACAAGTTCAATGGTGATGTGATCGGCGAAGTGCGGCACAACGGGTGGGAGGTAACGGTTGCGAGCACGACGGAGGGAGACCATTCGTGGCTTGCCGAGTTCAGCCGCCTGACACCGGATATCTTCCCCTGGAGCACTTCCTCCGGTTGGCAGACTATCCGCGCTTCCTGGCGTACCTGA
- a CDS encoding glycosyltransferase, with protein MEDEEWNNGGYPRQAVQMQEVLDLNITSSAYLRDWEIRRGGDPSRIEVCTTNIDTRLWQPDPSARARQRAALGVEDGLPVILFSGRIVAQKQPAVLLEAIRLLHARGVPFLASLRVIAILERLVADPALRARLGTSARRRVEQHFSLHHMGERMIALFEHARQLRTTKPRTSVAIGLGRSTALEALESHRNRPNRWWYTGVTDAAEEVIRLVKEALGKDDHATALVHLRALRAMFVRAEDKARVAMIDTRIAEIEGLPAAGAPPREDAPLVSVIIPCYAQAQYLREAMESVLAQTYSRWEMIVVNDGSPDNASDVARAFMADHPDRAVRLLERPNHGVSNARNAGARAATGDFLVPLDADDRIAPGFIATCLAAFRSAPEAGFVYTHIRRFGLVNEVFVLPSFDAQTVVHKDNTIAICALIRRAMWDQVGGYNEAMREGYEDWDFWVGCIEKGWVGVRIPEPLFEYRIKPTGTNTSANRRRMDLIARIVMNHPSLYEQSTRTWAEQHVSGTSIDRPGNIQPLRIAYLIHSIQGVTGGNQTLLHHANSMVNLGHDVTIVTYSEPPEWIAVHARVVRVPVSMPLAAGVPAVDAVIATYFLNAFELERVTASVKIYFAQGDQFIFGDTPGTAGGPAAAQVRQMRDMSAASYRLAGVQVVANSRTLQRKIRAHGGETIEDIVPVCVDHAIFHPLPHPAEKVLPRILIVGPDSTGTALEPLTFKGIGDIREALTALRAEGERFEIVRISNTPPEIFRDVECEFHQAPPDEEKTRLFGTADILVYASHYDSCPRPPLEGMAAGLAVVCTATEGAAEYCVQGKNALLVTPARPQELAAAVRAVLHDGDLRRRLRDGGRATADERPADREWSTMLSLIARALPAGSANRSSVHSARNENAVTCVVVPQDVTDGRSYARLVNNTWRESGDGPLCVIRDGVAGAAGWQERLCAVLQAEPACAAVAPSVLSGSDVQGHEAVRAFEERTSGRRVSLSTLPVHAWMLRGGLIAQVGLLDETLASIEAVVDDLAYRVLLAGGDIRSIGECAVTVPAGAAAVTVRENPLPVRAQQASDHFDGARREVLRACTLARALEEAERYEEAVTILDEAIVRVPESPRLHTARAWLLLRMNEYERVSNLLLPTPDSVKRDPVWLEIAGCAMQGMGETTLARQCADKALALDPTCARALVLRGMLAVDDGDDAAAIRAFREAVTADPSSAMAFAHLGALLWVTGERVQASSAIERAFILEPTHPAVLVSYREMVHESGAYASAVPVVRDACTYHPHHRTLAVVHAEILSGAGRIAAALEVLVHVIAEHGPAQDVLDMACAVRRQQGPYGPAPADGVSLCMIVRNEEAALARCLADATAFVDEIVVVDTGSTDRTVQVATACGAQVHAMSWQNDYAAARNVAMSHARGAWVLSLDADERLALADRQKFAAMMEALRRSPAGVVFTTRNYVTEAGVEGWRRNDGTYAEEAGSGWIPSDKVRLFPRDPRVVYEQPVHEVVEASLQRCGFPLIRIEIPVHHYGRLDAARTREKAIRYAEIGREKLARGEANDLRAVRELAVQEQELGNHAAAIPLWQKVVQLDPADARAFLGLGVSLAEERQSPGALEALACAMRLDPVMPEAPVKYALVALEAGDVAGAVRTLEQARLATPEYPFAIAAHAAALACSGDIQGAQRSMDELRRRGIDGRGFFAQVVRDLMGAGQDPLARSLMMVLQSTEGMAVAQ; from the coding sequence ATGGAAGATGAGGAGTGGAACAACGGCGGTTATCCACGACAGGCGGTACAGATGCAGGAAGTCCTGGACCTGAATATCACCTCGTCGGCATACCTGCGGGATTGGGAGATACGCCGCGGGGGCGATCCCTCCCGGATCGAAGTATGCACCACCAACATCGACACACGGCTCTGGCAGCCCGACCCGTCGGCGCGGGCACGTCAGCGTGCGGCCCTTGGTGTCGAGGATGGACTTCCGGTCATTCTCTTCTCGGGAAGGATCGTTGCGCAAAAACAGCCAGCGGTGCTGCTGGAGGCCATCCGGCTGCTCCATGCCAGAGGTGTTCCGTTCCTGGCCTCGTTGCGGGTGATAGCGATCCTCGAACGATTGGTAGCGGATCCTGCCTTGCGTGCGCGCCTCGGAACGTCAGCCCGCCGGCGGGTCGAGCAGCATTTTTCCCTGCACCACATGGGTGAGCGCATGATCGCTCTGTTCGAGCATGCCCGCCAGCTTCGCACCACGAAGCCCCGCACGTCGGTGGCGATCGGCCTCGGACGTTCCACTGCCCTCGAAGCGTTGGAAAGCCATCGTAACCGTCCGAACCGCTGGTGGTACACCGGCGTTACCGATGCCGCCGAAGAAGTGATCCGGCTGGTGAAGGAGGCCCTCGGGAAGGATGACCACGCGACTGCACTCGTCCATCTCCGCGCACTGCGTGCAATGTTCGTCCGTGCCGAAGACAAGGCGCGCGTGGCGATGATCGACACCCGGATCGCCGAGATCGAAGGTCTGCCTGCCGCAGGGGCGCCGCCGCGGGAGGATGCGCCACTCGTCTCCGTGATCATCCCGTGCTATGCACAAGCGCAGTACCTCCGGGAAGCAATGGAGAGTGTGCTCGCGCAGACATACTCGCGGTGGGAGATGATCGTTGTGAATGATGGCAGTCCGGACAATGCTTCTGATGTTGCCCGGGCGTTCATGGCCGATCACCCTGACCGCGCCGTGCGTCTTCTCGAGCGGCCCAACCACGGGGTCTCGAACGCCCGGAATGCCGGCGCCCGTGCGGCAACGGGGGACTTTCTCGTTCCGCTTGATGCGGACGACCGGATCGCGCCGGGGTTCATCGCGACATGCCTTGCGGCGTTCCGATCGGCGCCGGAGGCCGGATTTGTGTATACCCATATCAGGCGATTCGGACTTGTGAACGAGGTGTTCGTGCTGCCGTCATTCGACGCACAGACGGTCGTTCACAAGGACAACACGATCGCGATCTGCGCCTTGATCCGCCGGGCCATGTGGGACCAGGTTGGCGGGTACAATGAAGCTATGCGCGAAGGATATGAGGATTGGGATTTCTGGGTGGGTTGCATCGAGAAGGGATGGGTCGGGGTGCGCATTCCGGAACCGCTCTTTGAGTACCGGATCAAGCCGACAGGGACGAACACCAGCGCCAACCGGCGGAGGATGGACCTCATCGCGCGTATCGTCATGAATCATCCTTCATTGTACGAACAGTCAACAAGAACGTGGGCAGAACAGCACGTGAGTGGAACGAGCATCGATCGGCCCGGGAACATCCAGCCCCTCAGGATCGCCTATCTGATCCACAGCATTCAGGGCGTGACGGGAGGGAACCAGACCCTGCTGCATCATGCGAACTCGATGGTGAATCTGGGTCATGACGTCACGATCGTGACCTATTCAGAGCCTCCGGAGTGGATCGCAGTGCACGCCCGGGTCGTCCGCGTTCCCGTCAGCATGCCACTCGCGGCAGGTGTCCCTGCCGTGGATGCCGTGATCGCAACATACTTCCTGAATGCCTTCGAACTGGAACGAGTCACCGCATCGGTGAAGATCTACTTCGCACAGGGGGACCAGTTCATCTTCGGCGACACGCCGGGCACGGCGGGCGGGCCGGCGGCGGCGCAGGTCCGACAGATGCGCGACATGTCGGCTGCGTCGTACCGATTGGCAGGGGTACAGGTCGTGGCGAATTCCCGGACGCTCCAGAGGAAGATCCGCGCACATGGCGGCGAGACGATCGAAGACATCGTGCCCGTGTGTGTGGACCACGCGATCTTCCATCCCCTCCCGCATCCCGCAGAGAAGGTGCTGCCCCGCATCCTGATCGTCGGGCCGGACAGCACAGGGACAGCGTTGGAGCCGTTGACATTCAAGGGGATCGGCGACATCCGTGAGGCGCTCACGGCCCTGCGTGCGGAAGGCGAACGCTTTGAGATCGTGAGGATCTCCAACACGCCCCCGGAGATCTTTCGTGATGTGGAGTGTGAGTTCCATCAGGCACCGCCGGATGAGGAGAAGACCCGCTTGTTCGGAACGGCCGACATTCTGGTGTATGCTTCGCATTATGATTCCTGTCCGCGTCCGCCGCTGGAGGGAATGGCCGCCGGGTTGGCGGTGGTATGCACCGCTACGGAGGGAGCAGCGGAATATTGTGTGCAGGGCAAGAACGCCCTGCTCGTCACCCCCGCCCGGCCGCAGGAACTTGCAGCCGCGGTGCGTGCAGTGTTGCACGACGGCGATCTTCGTCGGCGCCTGCGGGATGGCGGGCGTGCGACCGCGGATGAACGTCCGGCGGACCGCGAATGGAGCACCATGCTCTCCCTGATCGCACGCGCGCTCCCTGCAGGAAGTGCGAACAGATCATCAGTTCATTCCGCCCGGAATGAGAATGCCGTGACGTGTGTCGTCGTTCCGCAGGATGTGACCGACGGCCGATCGTACGCCAGGCTCGTCAACAACACATGGCGGGAATCGGGTGACGGGCCTTTGTGCGTGATCCGGGATGGCGTTGCAGGCGCAGCGGGATGGCAGGAGAGGCTGTGCGCGGTCCTTCAGGCGGAACCCGCATGTGCAGCAGTTGCTCCTTCGGTGCTTTCAGGATCTGACGTCCAGGGGCACGAAGCCGTACGTGCCTTTGAGGAACGTACATCAGGAAGAAGAGTGTCCCTGTCGACACTTCCGGTCCATGCGTGGATGCTCCGCGGTGGCCTCATTGCGCAGGTCGGGTTGCTGGATGAGACACTCGCTTCGATCGAAGCCGTCGTGGATGATCTTGCTTACCGGGTTCTGCTTGCGGGCGGGGATATCCGGTCGATAGGAGAATGCGCCGTGACGGTGCCAGCCGGAGCCGCGGCTGTGACCGTCAGGGAAAACCCCCTGCCGGTGCGCGCGCAGCAGGCGAGCGACCACTTCGACGGTGCGCGGAGAGAGGTGCTGCGGGCGTGTACGCTTGCACGTGCTCTTGAAGAAGCCGAACGATATGAAGAAGCCGTCACGATCCTGGACGAAGCGATCGTCCGCGTGCCGGAGAGTCCGCGCCTGCATACCGCGCGCGCCTGGCTCCTTCTCCGGATGAATGAGTATGAACGGGTGTCGAACCTCCTGCTCCCGACGCCGGACAGTGTGAAGCGGGATCCCGTGTGGCTGGAGATCGCAGGATGTGCCATGCAGGGAATGGGCGAGACGACGCTGGCGCGGCAATGTGCCGACAAGGCCCTCGCTCTCGATCCGACGTGTGCCCGCGCCCTGGTTCTCAGGGGAATGCTCGCCGTGGATGATGGCGATGATGCGGCAGCGATCAGAGCGTTCCGGGAGGCGGTCACCGCCGACCCCTCATCCGCCATGGCGTTCGCTCATCTCGGTGCCCTGCTCTGGGTCACCGGTGAGCGTGTGCAGGCGAGCAGCGCCATCGAACGGGCATTCATACTGGAGCCCACCCACCCGGCGGTCCTCGTGAGCTATCGCGAGATGGTCCACGAGAGCGGCGCCTATGCGTCCGCGGTGCCCGTCGTCCGTGACGCCTGCACGTATCATCCGCACCACCGGACGTTGGCGGTGGTCCATGCTGAGATCCTGAGCGGTGCCGGCCGGATCGCGGCGGCTCTGGAAGTCCTTGTACATGTGATCGCGGAACACGGGCCGGCCCAGGATGTGCTGGACATGGCGTGCGCTGTCCGCCGGCAGCAGGGCCCGTACGGCCCCGCCCCGGCCGACGGGGTGTCGCTCTGCATGATCGTCAGGAACGAGGAGGCCGCGCTTGCACGTTGTCTGGCCGATGCGACGGCGTTCGTCGATGAGATCGTTGTAGTGGATACAGGATCCACCGATCGTACCGTGCAGGTTGCGACGGCATGCGGCGCACAGGTGCATGCCATGTCATGGCAGAATGACTATGCGGCGGCGCGGAACGTGGCGATGTCGCATGCCCGCGGCGCCTGGGTGTTGTCTCTGGATGCAGATGAACGGCTGGCATTGGCGGACCGTCAGAAGTTCGCCGCCATGATGGAGGCCCTGAGACGGTCACCTGCCGGTGTCGTGTTCACGACGCGCAACTACGTCACCGAGGCCGGGGTCGAAGGATGGCGAAGAAATGACGGCACGTATGCCGAAGAGGCCGGGTCGGGCTGGATCCCGAGCGACAAGGTGCGCCTCTTCCCGCGTGATCCCCGGGTCGTGTACGAGCAGCCGGTGCACGAGGTCGTCGAAGCGTCCCTGCAGCGCTGCGGGTTCCCGCTCATACGCATCGAGATCCCGGTCCATCACTATGGACGGTTGGATGCAGCGAGGACGCGCGAGAAGGCGATCCGTTATGCTGAGATCGGCCGGGAGAAGCTTGCGCGCGGAGAAGCGAATGACCTCCGCGCAGTGCGGGAACTTGCGGTACAGGAACAGGAGCTCGGCAACCATGCCGCTGCGATCCCGCTCTGGCAAAAAGTTGTGCAACTCGATCCGGCCGATGCGCGTGCCTTCCTGGGCCTGGGTGTGAGTCTTGCGGAAGAACGGCAGTCTCCGGGTGCTCTTGAAGCTCTGGCGTGTGCAATGCGATTGGACCCTGTGATGCCTGAAGCCCCGGTGAAGTATGCCCTTGTAGCGCTTGAGGCCGGTGATGTTGCCGGTGCGGTCAGGACGCTGGAACAGGCGCGCCTGGCCACGCCGGAGTACCCGTTTGCGATCGCCGCACATGCGGCGGCACTCGCATGCAGCGGCGATATCCAGGGTGCGCAGCGGTCCATGGACGAGCTGCGCCGTCGGGGTATCGATGGACGCGGATTCTTCGCGCAGGTGGTCCGGGATCTGATGGGGGCGGGGCAGGATCCCCTTGCGCGTTCTCTTATGATGGTTCTTCAGTCAACAGAAGGGATGGCGGTCGCACAATGA
- a CDS encoding glycosyltransferase: protein MNTLSQPNPQKQQARVMLAYVYYPVTTAVYFERALRTDHQVVTIGPKMDDGLIQAWNLQAMRQPIRDQQIPTEYEPDLAALFRKLPTSMHPDLYLWVESVNGHFPRNLESVPVPKACYLIDSHLNLAWHVQWARQFDHVFIAQREYIPAFREAGNKHVHWLPLGADPDIHRRATGEKKHDIGFVGSLNTERRVRLLNALEKFHKVTYQRCFWTDMADFFAESRIVFNNAIKNDLNMRLFEVMSTGTFLLTDNAAGSGQDEMFRGCEDLGQYTDDTLVEMARYYLEHEEERERIAARGRRLIHRAHTYAHRIDDLLQVAIGGKADTFSAQELREQSIAGEPAPAPSSRPLVVPSTTPAPVERSFVIPVLDMSPASPYNIMTLLEDLRTIPGDVIVVCNSPEMAAKLQGHPRIDYMASMSHNVGVARAWNIGLAMSQSPVTFILNADLHVSGEVFANLERALNELPDAAVVGPQGSFFDFATAQDIQYFQRGSFSAPVNVDAVSGFLFGVRTNVFGPGGMQFENMFTPCYFEEWDLGLQCRLMGVKCYIVPTAGYEHEWSGSIRALRTIKYFRSEATSREILDRNRVLFLEKWKRIARSAGEAGFLDSLWTDYRAAHEAAAASPVER from the coding sequence ATGAACACACTCTCCCAGCCGAACCCACAGAAACAGCAGGCCCGCGTCATGCTTGCGTATGTGTACTATCCTGTGACCACGGCGGTGTACTTCGAACGTGCTTTGCGGACGGATCACCAGGTGGTGACGATCGGGCCCAAGATGGATGATGGGCTGATCCAGGCGTGGAATCTGCAGGCGATGCGCCAGCCGATCAGGGACCAGCAGATCCCGACGGAGTACGAGCCGGACCTTGCCGCGCTCTTTCGGAAGTTGCCCACGTCGATGCATCCCGACCTCTATCTCTGGGTGGAGTCGGTGAACGGGCACTTCCCGCGGAACCTGGAATCGGTCCCGGTCCCGAAGGCCTGCTACCTCATCGACAGCCACCTGAACCTTGCGTGGCATGTTCAATGGGCGCGGCAGTTCGATCATGTGTTCATCGCGCAGCGCGAATACATTCCTGCGTTCCGGGAAGCGGGCAACAAGCATGTCCACTGGCTCCCCCTGGGCGCCGATCCGGATATCCACCGGCGGGCGACCGGGGAAAAGAAACACGACATCGGGTTCGTTGGTTCGCTCAATACCGAACGGCGCGTCCGCCTGCTCAATGCGCTGGAGAAATTCCACAAGGTCACCTATCAGCGCTGTTTCTGGACCGACATGGCTGATTTCTTTGCCGAGAGCCGGATCGTGTTCAACAATGCGATCAAGAACGACCTGAACATGCGGCTGTTCGAGGTGATGTCGACGGGGACATTCCTGCTCACGGACAACGCGGCCGGCAGCGGGCAGGATGAGATGTTCCGGGGGTGTGAAGATCTCGGACAATATACGGACGACACGCTCGTCGAAATGGCGCGGTACTACCTGGAGCATGAAGAGGAGCGCGAACGTATTGCAGCACGCGGACGGCGGCTGATCCACCGGGCTCACACGTACGCCCACCGGATCGATGACCTTCTCCAGGTGGCGATCGGGGGGAAAGCGGACACGTTCTCGGCGCAGGAACTCCGGGAGCAGTCCATCGCCGGTGAGCCGGCTCCGGCACCATCCTCACGTCCGCTTGTGGTGCCATCCACAACGCCGGCGCCGGTGGAGCGGAGCTTCGTCATCCCCGTGCTCGACATGTCGCCGGCCAGTCCCTATAACATCATGACGCTGCTGGAGGATCTTCGTACCATCCCCGGCGATGTGATCGTGGTGTGCAACAGTCCGGAGATGGCGGCGAAGCTCCAGGGGCATCCGCGGATCGACTACATGGCCTCGATGAGCCACAATGTCGGCGTCGCCCGGGCCTGGAATATCGGCCTGGCGATGTCGCAGAGCCCGGTGACGTTCATCCTGAATGCCGACCTTCATGTCTCGGGCGAAGTGTTCGCCAACCTTGAGCGTGCGCTCAACGAGCTTCCGGATGCGGCGGTCGTCGGGCCCCAGGGAAGTTTCTTTGATTTTGCCACGGCACAGGATATCCAGTACTTCCAGCGGGGATCGTTCTCCGCGCCCGTCAATGTGGATGCGGTGTCCGGATTCCTGTTCGGCGTCCGCACGAACGTGTTCGGTCCCGGCGGCATGCAGTTCGAGAACATGTTCACCCCATGCTATTTCGAGGAATGGGATCTCGGCCTGCAGTGCCGTCTCATGGGTGTCAAGTGTTACATCGTTCCGACAGCGGGGTACGAGCACGAATGGAGCGGGTCGATACGGGCGCTGCGGACCATCAAGTACTTCCGTTCGGAGGCAACGTCGCGTGAGATCCTGGACCGCAACCGGGTCCTCTTCCTGGAAAAGTGGAAACGCATCGCACGTTCAGCAGGGGAAGCGGGGTTCCTGGATTCGTTGTGGACCGACTACCGTGCCGCTCATGAGGCCGCGGCAGCCTCACCGGTGGAAAGATAG